GACTTACGGGCACGGCGCGCCTTACGAGGTTTGCCAACGGACGCCAAGGAGGTGGTAGACGTTTCCGATGTCTTGGCCACCCGAGCTTTCGCCACCCGCGTGGACGTTGAGCCTCGCTTGGTTTTAGTTGAGGTCGTTGTACGGGCAGCAGCAGGCTTATCAGCCTTGGCAGCTTTGCTCGTTTTCGCTGTTTTGCTCGCTTGACGCGGTTTGGAGACTTGGCGGTTGCGATGACTCAACACCATCACCCATTCCTCATCCGTTAGGGATGCGGGCTTGCTTCCGTGCGCCGTAGCCAGCTTGGCCGCCTTCTCAATGTCTTCGATCAAATTGACCCAAGAGGTGGCAAAGCGTTTGTCGGACTGAGACCGCGCGCCACTCTCAACCAACGTCTCAACAACGCCAGCTGCCGTGACTTTTTTACGGCGACGATTGAAGATCTCTTTCTGCAATTGCGCGATCAGAGCATCCGCCTTGTCGCTCAGCTTGATGGATAACTGAGACATCCGAAATCAAATCACTATCCCATCTGTAGCAGACAAGACTCACATCAACCAATCGCGTAGTTCGGCGATGGCGTCCGTTGTGCTCAAGACGGCACGACCGAGAGCAATCGCGTCGTAACCAGCCGATAGCCACGGATCCAAATCGGCCACGCTCAACCCACCGGCGGCAATCATGAAGGGGAGATCTCCCATCGGCGCCGAAATCTGCCTGTAGTAATCGAGGCCCAGCACCACCGCTGGAAACAGTTTCACCACATGGCAACCAAGAACCCATGCCTGCCGAATTTCGGTTGGCGTCATCACACCAGGGACGAGACAACATTGGTGTTGATGAGCCATCGAGACCAGGCCCTGATCCAACAGTGGAGACATGGCATAGGGAAGATCGAGATCGATCACGGCCTGGAGCCCCCGTTGAGACGTCACAGACGCCACTCCCAGCTGAAGGGTGGGATGGCGAAGACGAATCGCCTCAATCAGGGCACTCCAGCGAGCGTGATCCACCCAGGCAATTTCGATGTGCTGGACACCAAGATCGACCAACTGATCCAGGCGTTGACACAACAATGACTGCAAAAACGGCCCAAGGAGATCACTCTCCCTGGGCCGCAAAACAATGATCAGTGGCTGGCGGCGCAGAGAGGCCATCAACCACTGCTGACGATCAGACGTACTCAGCAATTCGCACATCGCGTCGGATCAAGAGATCCTGAAGTTCCTGGGAATCAACAGTTTCGCTTTCAACGAGCATTTCAGCGAGTTCATCCAGAACGGAACGGTTGTCGTTCAGCACCTTGGTGGCACGGTGATAAGCCGCATCAACAAGATCAGACACCTCGGAATCAATCGTGGCTGCGGTGTCTTCTGAGAAATCTCGCTCAGCAGCGATGTCACGCCCCAAGAACATGCCTCCTTGGGCACGGCCAAGCGCTACGGGGCCAAGCTTGTCGCTCATTCCAAAGCGAGTCACCATCTGCCTGGCCACTGAAGCCACCTGCTGGAGATCGTTGGAGGCACCCGTTGTGACCTCGTCTTCTCCGTAGACGATCTCTTCTGCAACCCGACCGCCTAACGCCACAGCCATTTGGTTCTGCAGATAGGTGCGTGAATAAAGGCCAGATTCCATCCGCTCTTCGCTGGGCGTGAAGAAGGTCAAACCACCCGCATTGCCGCGGGGAATGATCGAAATCTTCTGGACGGCGTCGTAATCAGGCATCAGTGCACCCACCAGGGCGTGACCGGCCTCGTGATAAGCCACAAGACGCTTGCGTCGCTCGCTCATCACCCGATCTTTCTTCTCGGGGCCCACCATGATCCGCTCGATGGCATCACTGATCTCGTCGTTGCTCACCTCTGTGAGTTGGCGACGGGCAGCCAGGATGGCCGCCTCATTCAAAAGGTTGGCCAGGTCGGCACCGGTGTACCCAGGGGTCCGGCGAGCCACCTTATCGAGGTCCACATCCTTCGACAGGGTTTTGCTGCGGGCGTGAACTCCAAGAATTTGAAGACGACCGGCGTAATCAGGACGATCAACCGTGACCTGACGGTCGAAACGGCCTGGACGCATCAAGGCTGAATCCAAGACGTCAGGGCGGTTGGTGGCCGCAATGATGATGATGCCGGTATTGCCTTCAAAACCATCCATTTCGGTGAGGAGCTGGTTCAGGGTTTGCTCGCGCTCGTCGTTACCGCCGCCAAGGCCGGCACCACGCTGACGGCCTACAGCATCGATCTCATCGATGAACACGATGCAGGGTGCATTCTTTTTGGCCTGTTCAAACAGGTCACGAACGCGGCTGGCACCCACACCGACGAACATCTCAACGAATTCAGAACCTGAAATCGAGAAGAAGGGCACTCCTGCTTCGCCAGCTACCGCTTTGGCAAGCAGCGTTTTACCTGTACCGGGAGGACCAACAAGCAAGCAGCCCTTGGGGATTTTCGCGCCTACGGCGGTAAAGCGATCGGGATTCTTGAGGAAATCAACCACCTCGGTGAGCTCAAGCTTGGCGCCTTCAATTCCGGCCACATCCCCAAAGGTGATTTGGGTGGTGGGCTCCATTTGAACGCGGGCCTTGCTCTTGCCGAAATTCATGGCTTGGTTGCCACCGCCACCGCCACCGCCCTGAGCACGGCGGAAGAGGAAGAAAAGACCTCCGAGAAGCAACAACGGAAAGATCAAGCTGGTCGCCGCTTGCTGCCAGGCGCCTGGCTGGCGAGATGGCTGCACAGCAATGTCAACGTTGTGGTCCGTCAACATCTTCAACAGATCCTTGTCTGGAGCGAGGTTGACCTCCGCACGACGGCCATCGGTCTCAACGATCTGAGCGGTTCCACGATCAGGGGAAAGCAAAACCCTGCTGACCTGATCCTCCTGAACAGACTCAACAAAATCGCTGTACCGCAGCGTGCGAGCTGCCGTTGCAGGGTCGGGACGGTCAAGGAACGCCGTACCCACAACGATCACTACCACTACGAGCAGGACGTAAAGCCCCACATTGCGCCAACGCTTGTTCAAGGTTCTTCGCCTCTGATGAAGGAATGTTAATAGAAATCGAAAAAATCAGGAGGCCCGAAGGACCTCAACCACGCTGCGGAACGCAAACCACTCCGGGATCTCCTCGCCACTGCGCAGCATCTTGCGGAATTGGGTGCCGCTGAGCTTTTTGACATGCAAACCGCGGGCCTCCGCATGTTCCGCAGTGACATACCCCTCTTCGTCGGTGAAAACGAGATTCAAGGAGGGCACGGTCTCCATCGTCAGTTCAGGAGCACACTCTTTGGCGAAATTCTGCGCGTCATAGGGACCGTAAAAATCATCCCCAGAAAGAGAGGACTTACATCCAGCCATATCCCGGCCAATGATGAAGTGCGTGCAGCCGTAGTTCCGGCGAATAATCATGTGCTGCAGGGCTTCGCGCGGACCTGCCATGTGCATCGCATACGGCAGATAGGCCCAACGAATGCGTGCGTTGTCTACTTCTGCTGCCAGACGTTCGTAGGTCTGAAAGCGAACGGAACCAGGAATGTCGTCCTGCTGGGTGGGCCCACAGGTGGGGTGCACCAACACGACAGCGTTCTCACTGACATTTTGAGCGTGCAGGGCCCGGGTGAAGAGCTCGTAGTGGGCGCGATGAATGGGATTTCGGCACTGGAATGCCACCACGTCTTCGCCGTCAGGGAGACCGGCGCGCACCTCAGCAGGCGTCTTGCAAGGGAAAACCCGCTCCGGAAGCTGCAAGCCCTGAATCAAGCCACCGAGGTAGTACCGACGGCGCTCTGTGGCAATCATGCGCACCGCCGGATGCTCTAGCGAGGTGGTTCCGTAACAACCTTTGGCCTCAACAACCTTGTCGGGTTCCCACTTATCGCTAACGGTGAGAACAGCGAGGTCCTGACCTTTGTATGTCAACAAGACCTTGTCTCCAACCGCCACGTCCTCACGGTCGGTATCCATCACGATCGGCAAGCCAAACAGGTAGCCAGATGTGGTGCGGTGCCCGGCCACCACGGAGTCGTAGTCGGCCTGATGCATGAATCCTCGCTCTGGAGAGAATCCACCCACCACAAGCAGCTCAACATCACAGGCATTGCGATCGGAACATTCAATGCTTGTGGTGGCAGAGGCCTTCAGCGCGGCATGCTCCGTGGCAGACACCATCAAATCCACCAAGGTGCCTCCGTAAGGAGCAATCACCCCGGAGCGCTGGGAGGAAGAGGAACTGGCAGTCATCGGCGATTCGTGTCTGGATCAGGGATGGCGAGATTCTCCCAGAAGACAGAAAAAAAGGAGGGCCTCAGCCCTCCTTTTGCATCAATGCGTCTGAACAGAAGGATCAAGCCTCCTCAAGACGACCGAAGACCTCTCCGCTGATCTTCACGTCAACGATCTCTCTGCCACCCATATCGGAGTCAGAGGGTTGGATCGCTGTAAACACACCGCCGAACTCACCCGTGTCGGGGTCCACCTTGGTGATTGAGAAGCTCATGATGCCAGTGCCATCGATGTAGCGCTTGACGTTTTCGCTTTCAAGCTCCTCATAGTCACCACCCAATGCCATCAAGCCCTGGGGATAGTCCACACCAGTGGTTAACGCACGACCCTTGGGATCGATGAAGTTACTGGTGCGGTAGCTAGGTGTGCGGTAGGTGCCGTTGAAGTCGGTACTGGTGGTGAGTGCAGAACCTTCAGCGGTGGCTTGAAGGTTTTTGCTTGAGAAGGTGAAGGGGAATTCCTCACCACCAGGAACCAAGACGGTGATCGGCTGGAAATCGATCCCTCCTTTTTCGCTGAAGCTCAGGCCGTCCTCACCAACGATGAGATCACCAAAGACTTCATCCAAGCTTGAGGTGTAGCGGGTGAGGATTTTGCCCTCAACGAATTGGGCTTCTTGACGCTTATTGGCTGGTTCGCCTTTCACGAAGACCTGGGAGGGATGCATGCAGATCCCACGCAGTTCGTAAGCAGAGCCAGCCGTCAGGCTGATGGAGCCACGGGCGGAGTCAGGCAGGCTGGGGCAGTCGTTGGCCTTGCCCGTATTGCGGATGTCGTCATAGGTGACGTTGGATCGGTCTATGGCCTCAGCACCACCACTGCAGGCGGTTACAACAAAGAGACAGAGGGCTAGCACCATGGCCAGCAGGGGACGGATGCGCATAGAAGAAGACTGATTAGCCGGACGAGGACGGTATCCACCGATTTTTCGATCTTACAAGGCGAAAACGTGCGTTCCGGCAAGCCTTTTGCAGCTCTCAACAAGCCTTCGCGTTGCAGGCCTCAAAGGAGGCGTCTCGAAACCGATCAACGGCGCCATTAAACAGTGACAGAGGCGACTCTCAGAGAATTACCCGTTTGAGACATCGCCCGGCGAATCAAGGGCATCCAGGCCAGGCAGTTGCGTGAAAATCTCATCCAGCAAGCGATTGGCGAGCTCGAGCTTGCATTGGGGCAAGCACTGCTCTTGGCTGCCATCGCGTCTGAGCAACCAGCCACCATTGAGGTGAGAGCCAAACCCTTGATGGGGCTGATCAATGGGGTTGGCAAACAACAGGTCGCATTGTTTGGCAAGAAGTTTTTGACGTGCGCGTTCCAGAAGCGAATCAGCCTGCCCACTGAGAGCCGCAAATCCCAACAGCACTTGACCAGGGGGGCGGCGCTCAGCCAAACCGGCCAACAGATCGGGGACAGGCTCCATCTCGACCCCAAGAACACTGGCCAAGGCAGCCTTCGCCGGTTTGTGAGGCAGCGCTCCACCACGACGACGCAGATCGGCCACCGCCGCCGCCATCGCCACCGCATCCACACCCGGTTGCAGATCAGTGAGTGCG
This Synechococcus sp. WH 8016 DNA region includes the following protein-coding sequences:
- a CDS encoding bifunctional 4-hydroxy-2-oxoglutarate aldolase/2-dehydro-3-deoxy-phosphogluconate aldolase; amino-acid sequence: MCELLSTSDRQQWLMASLRRQPLIIVLRPRESDLLGPFLQSLLCQRLDQLVDLGVQHIEIAWVDHARWSALIEAIRLRHPTLQLGVASVTSQRGLQAVIDLDLPYAMSPLLDQGLVSMAHQHQCCLVPGVMTPTEIRQAWVLGCHVVKLFPAVVLGLDYYRQISAPMGDLPFMIAAGGLSVADLDPWLSAGYDAIALGRAVLSTTDAIAELRDWLM
- the ftsH3 gene encoding ATP-dependent zinc metalloprotease FtsH3, coding for MNKRWRNVGLYVLLVVVVIVVGTAFLDRPDPATAARTLRYSDFVESVQEDQVSRVLLSPDRGTAQIVETDGRRAEVNLAPDKDLLKMLTDHNVDIAVQPSRQPGAWQQAATSLIFPLLLLGGLFFLFRRAQGGGGGGGNQAMNFGKSKARVQMEPTTQITFGDVAGIEGAKLELTEVVDFLKNPDRFTAVGAKIPKGCLLVGPPGTGKTLLAKAVAGEAGVPFFSISGSEFVEMFVGVGASRVRDLFEQAKKNAPCIVFIDEIDAVGRQRGAGLGGGNDEREQTLNQLLTEMDGFEGNTGIIIIAATNRPDVLDSALMRPGRFDRQVTVDRPDYAGRLQILGVHARSKTLSKDVDLDKVARRTPGYTGADLANLLNEAAILAARRQLTEVSNDEISDAIERIMVGPEKKDRVMSERRKRLVAYHEAGHALVGALMPDYDAVQKISIIPRGNAGGLTFFTPSEERMESGLYSRTYLQNQMAVALGGRVAEEIVYGEDEVTTGASNDLQQVASVARQMVTRFGMSDKLGPVALGRAQGGMFLGRDIAAERDFSEDTAATIDSEVSDLVDAAYHRATKVLNDNRSVLDELAEMLVESETVDSQELQDLLIRRDVRIAEYV
- the sat gene encoding sulfate adenylyltransferase, with product MTASSSSSQRSGVIAPYGGTLVDLMVSATEHAALKASATTSIECSDRNACDVELLVVGGFSPERGFMHQADYDSVVAGHRTTSGYLFGLPIVMDTDREDVAVGDKVLLTYKGQDLAVLTVSDKWEPDKVVEAKGCYGTTSLEHPAVRMIATERRRYYLGGLIQGLQLPERVFPCKTPAEVRAGLPDGEDVVAFQCRNPIHRAHYELFTRALHAQNVSENAVVLVHPTCGPTQQDDIPGSVRFQTYERLAAEVDNARIRWAYLPYAMHMAGPREALQHMIIRRNYGCTHFIIGRDMAGCKSSLSGDDFYGPYDAQNFAKECAPELTMETVPSLNLVFTDEEGYVTAEHAEARGLHVKKLSGTQFRKMLRSGEEIPEWFAFRSVVEVLRAS
- the psbO gene encoding photosystem II manganese-stabilizing polypeptide, yielding MRIRPLLAMVLALCLFVVTACSGGAEAIDRSNVTYDDIRNTGKANDCPSLPDSARGSISLTAGSAYELRGICMHPSQVFVKGEPANKRQEAQFVEGKILTRYTSSLDEVFGDLIVGEDGLSFSEKGGIDFQPITVLVPGGEEFPFTFSSKNLQATAEGSALTTSTDFNGTYRTPSYRTSNFIDPKGRALTTGVDYPQGLMALGGDYEELESENVKRYIDGTGIMSFSITKVDPDTGEFGGVFTAIQPSDSDMGGREIVDVKISGEVFGRLEEA